The Priestia koreensis genomic interval CTGTTCAAATAGGCTACTTGATAACGCATCAGTGCTTGTTTCAAGACCATTAATATATTTTACAGCGTTCGGACCTGCAACCATTCCTCCGTAAATAGCGGAAAGAAGAGAGTTTGCTCCTAAGCGGTTCGCACCGTGCTGAGAATAATCACACTCACCCGCTGCGAATAGTCCTGGGATATTTGTCATTTGATCATAATCAACCCATAATCCACCCATTGAATAGTGAACCGCAGGGAAGATTTTCATTGGTACTTTACGCGGATCGTCACCCATGAATTTTTCATAGATTTCAATAATCCCGCCTAGTTTAATATCAAGCTCTTTCGGATCTTTATGAGAAAGATCCAGGTATACCATGTTCTCACCGTTAATACCAAGCTTCTGCGCCACACACACGTCAAAGATTTCACGAGTCGCGATGTCACGAGGTACGAGGTTTCCGTAAGCTGGGTACTTTTCTTCTAAGAAGTACCACGGCTTACCGTCTTTGTATGTCCAAATACGTCCACCTTCTCCACGAGCTGACTCACTCATTAAACGAAGCTTGTCATCTCCTGGGATTGCAGTTGGGTGAATTTGAATGAACTCACCGTTTGCATAATGAACGCCTTGCTGATAAACGATTGCTGCCGCTGAACCTGTGTTGATTACTGAGTTCGTTGATTTTCCGAAGACAATCCCAGGTCCACCTGTTGCCATAATTACAGCATCTGCTGGGAATGATTTTACGTCCATTGTTTTTAAATCTTGTGCGACGATCCCACGACAAACGCGTTCGTCATCCAAAATAGCACCAAGGAACTCCCAGCCCTCGTATTTTGTTACTAATCCGTCTACTTCAAAGCGACGAACCTGCTCATCAAGCGCGTATAATAACTGCTGACCAGTCGTTGCACCAGCAAATGCTGTACGGTGATGCTGTGTTCCACCGAAACGACGGAAATCTAGCAGCCCTTCTGGTGTACGGTTGAACATAACGCCCATACGGTCCAATAAGTGAATGATTCCTGGTGCTGCTTCACACATTGCTTTTACAGGAGGTTGGTTTGCTAAGAAATCTCCTCCATATACCGTGTCATCAAAATGTTCCCAAGGTGAATCTCCTTCACCTTTTGTATTAACCGCTCCGTTAATACCCCCTTGCGCACATACAGAATGTGAGCGTTTTACTGGTACGACTGAAAATAAGTCCACTTGTTGACCAGCTTCTGCTATTTTAATCGTTGCCATTAGACCGGCTAATCCGCCACCGACTACAATAATTTTCCCTTTACCCATGGTAAATCTACTCCTTTACCTGCTAGTTAAAATCACGTGAATGCTAAAATCGCTTGAATTCCTACTACTGCTAACGCTACAAAGATAACCATTGTTACATAAGTAGAGATGCGTTGTGCACGTGGAGTGATTGTAAGACCCCATGTTACACCGAATGACCATAAGCCGTTAGCGAAGTGGAATACTGTTGATAAAATTCCGACGATGTAAAATGCAACCATTGCTGGATTACTGAAAATGTCAGCCATCATATCAAAGTTAACCTCTGAACCTAACGCTGCTTGCACGCGTGTTTGCCATACGTGCCATGTTACGAAAATTAACGTGATTACACCTGTGATTCGTTGTAGCATAAACATCCAGTTACGGAAGTGACTAAACTTTCCTACATTACTTTTTGCTGTAAAGGCAATGTACAATCCATAAATTGCGTGAAAGTATAAAGGCAAAAAGATAATAACAGTTTCTAAAACATATCGGAATGGTAAATGCTCCATGAATTCTGCTGCTTTGTTAAACGACTCAGCGCCGCCCGTTGCGAAATGGTTTACCACTAAATGTTGTAATAGAAAAAGACCAACCGGAAGAACTCCTAAAAGTGAATGTAATCTGCGTAACTGAAATTCCTTGCTTGTTGCCATAAGTTCAAGCCCCCTTTAGAAAATAGACATAGTTGCAAAGGCAAAGTAAACGTTTCCCCATCCTTCCTTCTCCTTATGTAAAATACTGTGTTTGTAAACCCTTGCATTTTTTATGAAATTGAAATTAATCTGACAAATTAATTTTACTCCTATAGAAAAAGACCGTCAAGGATTGGAAGGTTAATTGTTATATAAAATATGAATTCTATTACACTAAAAATTTAAATCATTTTCTAAAATCATTATTCTAGCAATACTAATATGTGAATAATTGTGCTAATCTATAATTACGAAAATTTTTTAAGATTTTCCAACCACATGAAAAAACCTCGTATTAAAACTACTTACAGAAACCTATGGCGAAAGACAATTGTAAATGAAACCAAACGTTAATGGTCAAATGACGAATCATTGAACTTGCGCTAGCACAGCATACCGTTTGTGAACGGATTATGATGCTTAGGAAAGAAGGGACAAAACATGAGCAACGTACATACTGAAGAAGAACAGACTATTACTGAACAAAAAGAGCATACCGATACACCACCCATCTCAGATAGTATGAGTGTGCCATACTTTGGCTATCAGCTTATCCGCGATGTACTATTACCTGATCTATTAGGAAAAGATACGGAGCAAATTTTATACTGGGCAGGAAAAAATATTGCTCGTAAGCACCCTGTGGAAACACCTGAAGAAATCGTGATGTTTTTTATTCGCACCGGTTGGGGCGCTCTTTCTCTTTTAAAGCAAGATAAAAATGAGATGGAGCTTGAAATTTCAGGACCAATGGTTGAAAAACGCTTAAAAGAGAATAAAGGCTGTTCCTTCCATTTAGAAGCCGGCTTCATTGCTCAACAAATTCAGCAGCAAAATCAATGTGTGGCAGAAGCCTATTTAACATTAAAAGAGCGAGCTCATAAAGTGATGATTACGGTAAAATGGGATAAAAAAGATAAGTTATAAAAAAGGAAGTCGCTACGACTTCCTTTTTCTTCTATTATACTTCCACCGTTTCCTCTACTGATAATTCGAACGCTTCGTGAAGTGCTTCGATCGCTTTAATCATGTCGCCATAGGCTACCACAGTTGACACTTTGATTTCAGATGTACTAACCATTTTCACTTCAATGCTCTGGTTGGCTAATACCTCAAACATCTCTGCTGCAACCCCCGGGTTTGAGATCATTCCAGAACCAACGATTGAAACTTTTGCAAGATCGTTTTCATGTTCAACGTCCTCATAGCCGATACGATCGGCATAGCGTTCTAATACTTCTAGCGTTTGTTCCACGTCTTCTGTCTTAACTGAGAATGATAGTGCATTTTGCCCAGCAGATGTTATGCTTTGAATAATAATATCAACATTGATCTGATAGTTTGCAAGTGTCGTAAAAATCGTCGAAAGTGTCGTTAAACTATTTTTAACTCCCGCTACCGTAATGCGAGAAATATTGTCTTCAAATGCAATCCCTCTAACAACTAAGTTTTGTTCCATTGATGCTTCCTCCTCAACAATCGTTCCGTTTTCTAATTCTAAGCTTGAACGAACCTCTAATGGCAAATGATAGTTCTTTGCAAATTCCACCGCTCGCGGATGCAAAACTCCAGCGCCAAGATTAGCGAGCTCTAGCATTTCATCATACGAAATAGATTTCAGCTTTCGTGCTGCTTTTACATAACGAGGGTCTGTTGTATATACGCCCGTTACGTCTGTGTAAATATCGCACTTTTGTGCTCCTAAAGCGGCCGCTAGCGCAACAGCAGTTGTATCTGATCCTCCACGCCCAAGCGTCGTGATGTTCCCTTCCGCTGAAAGGCCTTGAAAGCCTGCCACAACGACAATGTTCCCTTTTTCAAGCTGGCTGTGGATAGTAGCCGTTTTGATATCTGTGATTCGTGCATTGCCATGCACGCTTTCTGTTTCAATTCCTGCCTGCCAACCTGTATAGGAAACAGCATCATATCCTTTTTGCTGTAGAGCCATTGTAAGCAGGGAAATTGTAATCTGCTCACCCGTTGTCAGTAGCATATCCATTTCTCGTTTGCTAGGCTTTTCGTTTAGTTCCGTCGCTAAACGTACCAATTCATCGGTGGTTTTCCCCATTGCTGAAACGACCACAACGACCTGATTCCCGTTTTCTACTTCCTGCGTCACTCGATTTGCAACATTCTGAATCCGATCGACTGAACCTACTGATGTTCCACCAAATTTTTGAACGATAATTGCCATTTTCTTTCATCCTCTTCATCTAGATTTACTCTTTCATTCCCTAGCAGTTATGTAAAGAAAAGCTGTATCTGGAGCTAAAAAACAACAAAAAAAGCAATGAGACTATCTCTCATTGCTTGCTGTGCATCATATAGTAAACATTCGTCATATATGCTCGCTTGCGTGAGATAGCTCTCCAAGACTGCTAAGAATCTTGACAGTCCTACGTTTATTCAACGCAAAACCAGCGAAAATTGATATGAGTTCCTTTTCACTTCGGCGGCCTTTCCTTTCAATCACCTTCTCCGGAGCTCATACTCCTCTAGTGACCTACTGATAAAATCCGCACCTCTATCATCACTTCAACGGATTGAAGTGTTGTATGAAATTAGTTATAAGGCTAACAGAAAAATGAAAAACTTGCAAGATTAATCTTTTAATTTTTCAAAAAGAAGCTCGGCCACATTTCGTGGAAGCTGTGCTGCTTGAAGCTCTTCTATAGTCGCCTCTTTCATTTTTTTCACTGAACCAAAATGCTTTAATAAGGCTTTTTTCCGTTTCTCTCCAACACCAGGAATGTCATCCAAAATAGATTGAAAGGAGCTTTTCGAACGCACTTGTCGATGAAACGTAATCGCAAATCGGTGAACCTCATCTTGAATACGTTGAAGTAGGTAAAACTCTTGACTATTCCTTTCTAAAGCAATCATCTCAACGGGATCTCCGATAATCAAGTTAGCCGTTCTGTGC includes:
- the sdhA gene encoding succinate dehydrogenase flavoprotein subunit; amino-acid sequence: MGKGKIIVVGGGLAGLMATIKIAEAGQQVDLFSVVPVKRSHSVCAQGGINGAVNTKGEGDSPWEHFDDTVYGGDFLANQPPVKAMCEAAPGIIHLLDRMGVMFNRTPEGLLDFRRFGGTQHHRTAFAGATTGQQLLYALDEQVRRFEVDGLVTKYEGWEFLGAILDDERVCRGIVAQDLKTMDVKSFPADAVIMATGGPGIVFGKSTNSVINTGSAAAIVYQQGVHYANGEFIQIHPTAIPGDDKLRLMSESARGEGGRIWTYKDGKPWYFLEEKYPAYGNLVPRDIATREIFDVCVAQKLGINGENMVYLDLSHKDPKELDIKLGGIIEIYEKFMGDDPRKVPMKIFPAVHYSMGGLWVDYDQMTNIPGLFAAGECDYSQHGANRLGANSLLSAIYGGMVAGPNAVKYINGLETSTDALSSSLFEQHEKKELEKWNNIMSMNGNENAYVLHKELGEWMTDNVTVVRYNDKLLKTDEKIQELIERYDRININDTAKWSNQGASFTRQLQNMLQLARVMTLGAYNRNESRGAHYKPEFPDRNDEEFLKTTMATFTGHKTAPAFHYEEVDVSLIKPRKRDYTKKKDEKKSESKGQKEGVR
- a CDS encoding succinate dehydrogenase cytochrome b558 subunit, which encodes MATSKEFQLRRLHSLLGVLPVGLFLLQHLVVNHFATGGAESFNKAAEFMEHLPFRYVLETVIIFLPLYFHAIYGLYIAFTAKSNVGKFSHFRNWMFMLQRITGVITLIFVTWHVWQTRVQAALGSEVNFDMMADIFSNPAMVAFYIVGILSTVFHFANGLWSFGVTWGLTITPRAQRISTYVTMVIFVALAVVGIQAILAFT
- a CDS encoding YslB family protein, translating into MSNVHTEEEQTITEQKEHTDTPPISDSMSVPYFGYQLIRDVLLPDLLGKDTEQILYWAGKNIARKHPVETPEEIVMFFIRTGWGALSLLKQDKNEMELEISGPMVEKRLKENKGCSFHLEAGFIAQQIQQQNQCVAEAYLTLKERAHKVMITVKWDKKDKL
- a CDS encoding aspartate kinase, with protein sequence MAIIVQKFGGTSVGSVDRIQNVANRVTQEVENGNQVVVVVSAMGKTTDELVRLATELNEKPSKREMDMLLTTGEQITISLLTMALQQKGYDAVSYTGWQAGIETESVHGNARITDIKTATIHSQLEKGNIVVVAGFQGLSAEGNITTLGRGGSDTTAVALAAALGAQKCDIYTDVTGVYTTDPRYVKAARKLKSISYDEMLELANLGAGVLHPRAVEFAKNYHLPLEVRSSLELENGTIVEEEASMEQNLVVRGIAFEDNISRITVAGVKNSLTTLSTIFTTLANYQINVDIIIQSITSAGQNALSFSVKTEDVEQTLEVLERYADRIGYEDVEHENDLAKVSIVGSGMISNPGVAAEMFEVLANQSIEVKMVSTSEIKVSTVVAYGDMIKAIEALHEAFELSVEETVEV